In Ipomoea triloba cultivar NCNSP0323 chromosome 7, ASM357664v1, a single genomic region encodes these proteins:
- the LOC116025359 gene encoding glycosyltransferase family 92 protein Os08g0121900-like: MARNLRTLFLFVFASLFLFVLLYQSHAPSSALVYHYQPPATTTTNFGASFMVVSNVITESLEVSWVFSPRLASQLSPSLTFPIPSVAVLLPDWEVLVLVSPDYTPLAWDVNDPYVCLFDKGITSPAFPAGVLPFPDRFMFKCELPRRVRRRIPYKQPVMVKSSSLNLRMDWTPPILLRWNFVVYDSLATEDDVVLFVKGVNNRQGINREPTEFQCAFFAGDDAIKTVVTSSMQEVFRCKRPDLTAFPLGEEKRIKVSLEILGPNNPVLVPTVAYYTAPRNLSPKNGKSLLCVATMVRNVAKFLNEWILYHSKIGVDKFILYDNGSDDDLQKIVESLVRQGFDISTYFWLWPKTQEAGFSHSAVYANTSCRWIMYVDVDEFVYSPAWAKVSKPSKALLHSLLPKLRNHSTTPAQVNIGCMEFGPSGQTVHPETGVTQGYNCRKEGRIRHKSIVLLEAIDHSLMNVIHHFILKPGYMSKKLSLNTLVVNHYKFQAWPEFKAKFRRRVSAYVFDWTQPLNPKSNDRTPGLGYTPVEPADWPTKFCEVYDDGLKNLTRRWFGVESPQDYKMAWHGKDDG, from the coding sequence ATGGCCCGAAATCTCCGTACACTCTTTCTTTTCGTTTTCGCTTCCCTTTTCCTCTTCGTTCTTCTCTACCAATCACATGCCCCTTCCAGTGCCCTCGTCTATCACTATCAGCCCCCTGCAACCACTACCACAAACTTCGGAGCCTCTTTCATGGTCGTTAGTAATGTTATCACCGAGAGCCTCGAGGTGAGTTGGGTCTTTTCTCCTCGTTTGGCTTCTCAACTCTCTCCGTCACTCACGTTCCCCATTCCTTCGGTCGCCGTTCTCTTGCCGGATTGGGAGGTGCTCGTTCTTGTCTCCCCGGACTATACTCCTCTCGCCTGGGACGTTAATGATCCTTATGTGTGTCTTTTTGATAAGGGAATAACGTCGCCGGCGTTTCCGGCAGGGGTGTTGCCGTTTCCGGACCGGTTTATGTTTAAGTGTGAGCTGCCGAGGAGAGTTCGACGGAGAATTCCGTACAAGCAACCGGTGATGGTTAAGTCTTCTTCTCTCAATCTGAGGATGGATTGGACGCCGCCGATACTGCTCCGGTGGAATTTCGTGGTGTACGATTCCCTCGCGACGGAGGACGACGTCGTCCTGTTCGTGAAGGGCGTGAACAACCGCCAAGGAATAAACCGCGAGCCGACGGAATTCCAATGCGCGTTCTTTGCCGGTGATGACGCCATCAAAACCGTCGTTACCAGCTCAATGCAAGAGGTGTTCCGCTGTAAACGTCCCGATTTAACGGCCTTCCCCTTGGGAGAAGAAAAACGAATCAAAGTCTCGCTCGAGATTCTTGGACCCAACAACCCGGTTCTCGTCCCAACCGTCGCGTACTACACCGCGCCGCGAAACTTATCCCCAAAAAACGGGAAATCGCTATTGTGCGTCGCCACCATGGTGCGCAACGTGGCAAAGTTCCTCAACGAATGGATTCTCTACCATTCCAAAATCGGAGTCGATAAATTCATATTATACGATAACGGCAGCGACGATGATCTTCAAAAGATCGTCGAATCGCTGGTTCGACAAGGGTTCGATATAAGCACATACTTTTGGCTATGGCCAAAAACGCAAGAAGCCGGATTCTCGCACAGCGCAGTCTACGCAAACACCTCTTGCAGATGGATCATGTACGTCGACGTCGACGAGTTCGTGTACTCTCCGGCGTGGGCTAAAGTCTCCAAGCCCTCGAAAGCGCTGTTACATTCACTTCTACCGAAGCTCAGAAATCATTCCACTACTCCGGCGCAGGTTAACATCGGGTGTATGGAATTCGGGCCGTCGGGGCAAACGGTCCACCCGGAAACGGGCGTAACCCAAGGGTACAATTGTCGGAAAGAAGGGCGTATTCGGCACAAATCGATAGTTCTATTGGAAGCGATTGATCACTCGCTGATGAACGTGATCCACCATTTTATACTGAAGCCTGGGTACATGAGtaaaaagttgagcttaaataCATTGGTGGTGAATCACTATAAGTTCCAGGCGTGGCCGGAGTTCAAGGCGAAGTTCAGACGGCGCGTGTCGGCTTACGTCTTCGACTGGACCCAACCGTTGAACCCAAAATCCAACGACCGGACCCCCGGTCTAGGGTACACGCCGGTGGAACCGGCGGATTGGCCGACCAAGTTCTGTGAAGTATATGATGATGGGTTGAAAAATCTGACTAGGAGATGGTTTGGTGTTGAATCTCCACAAGATTATAAAATGGCATGGCATGGCAAAGATGAcggttaa
- the LOC116024765 gene encoding protein seele yields MAKASLISLAILLVSVVPFVYSIQDKCGACTAVAEELEHGLMTEKPRNHLDMRHRLDSKGQREGKLIDYRVSDLRVVELLDELCEKMQDYTLEKVDSGTKVWTKVNDWDKLKTNKQEARAHSKAISSFCGRLLEDTEDELSELIKKGSVKVGGVSKILCEDLSKVCHGKSKEDEDDRDGEL; encoded by the exons ATGGCTAAAGCCTCATTGATTTCCCTGGCGATTCTATTAGTCTCCGTCGTGCCTTTCGTCTATTCCATCCAAGATAAATGCGGTGCTTGCACTGCCGTTGCC GAAGAGCTGGAGCATGGTTTGATGACT GAGAAGCCAAGAAATCATTTAGATATGAGACATCGCTTAGATTCTAAAGGCCAACGTGAAGGGAAGCTTATAGATTACAG AGTTAGTGACCTGAGAGTTGTTGAACTCTTGGATGAGCTTTGTGAAAAGATGCAAGATTATACTCTTGAGAAG GTTGATTCAGGCACAAAAGTGTGGACCAAAGTTAATGATTGGGATAAACTTAAAACTA ATAAGCAAGAAGCTCGAGCACACTCCAAAGCAATATCATCTTTCTGTGGGAG GTTGCTAGAGGACACTGAAGATGAG TTGTCTGAACTGATAAAGAAAGGATCTGTCAAAGTAGGAGGTGTAAGCAAGATTTTATGTGAAGACCTCAGCAAAGTTTGCCATGGGAAAAG caaagaagatgaagatgatagAGATGGAGAGCTTTGA